A stretch of DNA from Arachis hypogaea cultivar Tifrunner chromosome 19, arahy.Tifrunner.gnm2.J5K5, whole genome shotgun sequence:
CTTGACATTAACCAGCTTTAACCTCACATATTCTGTTAACAAAGTGTGTCAATACATGCATCAACCAACTATCAATTATTGGAAGACAATCAAGCGTATTCTAAGATATGTGAAAGGTACCATGGATCAGGCGTCTGTCTTTAATAAATGTACCAACTTTAGACTCTTGGCTTTTGCAGTGCTGATTGGGGAGCTGACATTGATGATCGAAAATCCATAACAGATTATTGTATCTATCTTGGTAGAAATTTGGTAGCTTGGAAGTGTAACAAACAAAATGCAATAAGCAGATCTAGCATAGAAGTTGAGTTTAGAGCTCTTGCAGCAGCCCAATCTGACTCACATAGTTCCAAAATCTATTGTTTGAATTGAAGACTCCAATCTCAATTCTTCCAACTATATTTTGTGATAGTCAAAGGTCTTGTCTCCTTGCTAAAATTTTCATTCTTCATAGAAAATTCAAACATTTTGAATTGGATTACATTTTGTTAGAGACCAAGTCACTAAGCACAAACTGGTTGTCACTAATATTCCTTCTCAAGATCAAATTGTAGACATATTTACGAAATTTGTACCCATTAACTTGTTTAATAGATTCAAGTTCAAACTTCGAGTAGTGTCCAAGCATCCCTTTCAGTTTGAAGGGGGCTGTAAAGAGTAGTAACAGAAATTAGTTAGAAATTTGTTAGTGTATTTAAGTGTTAGTTTAACTAAAAGTTAAGAGTATgactatatatataaacaaatattgtaatattttgtacTCTCACACAGATATTGTGATGCTCCTTACTCACATTTATAATCAataatattcattttttttatcataatattCTCTCTATTTCTtgttagttcaaaattgttattCTAAGTTCTTTCTTTGCTTCTCAAAATCTCAAGATCATAACTGATTTTTATTGACTACAAATCTTAATAAAGAAACAATCTAGTTTGTGAATCTAAGATATCGGTGTAATTGGAATTAGAGTTGTTAGAAGaagaaaccaaaaaaagaaagctTTTTGTAAAAGTGATTTTGTTTAGGTGCGTTAtataaaggaaaaagaaagagaaagaagatggATAAAATATATGGTTGCTGAGAAACACTGACttaagatcttttttgagaagaagGGGTGAGAGAGAGGCGAAGAAGATGAAGTGagagaggagaaagaagaaatTGGGTGGTCGTGGTATTAAGAGAGCAGAAAGAAGACTGAGATTaggttttattttgtttaattaataagggcatttaaataattttgtttgtTTCAGCCTTTATGTTTATCTTAAACCAAACAAAATATTAAGATATAACTCAATCATATATACTTTACACTAAATACAATAcaaaattcacttttttaattttaatatgatgCTAGGTATGGTGTATACCCTAGTTATTGGGGTCTGGCATGTTTCACATTGGTGTGGGGGCTGCGTAGatgaaatcggacggtccgatttagaGTGGagtaatcggacggtccgatttctggcGTAGATGGtgaacaaatcggaccgtccgatttgcgtACCACAGCCACGCGTCGCGCATGCACGCACCAGCCAGTGGACCCCTTTTCAACCCTGGTAAAACTCCAGCCATCCATCCAAATATCCCACTTCGTTCATCTCTTACCCTCCAACCTTCAATTCCTTTCAAACCCCACATTCTTCCTTCCCTTTCCTCCATTAAAGTCCCAGCAGAAATTAAGAAGTGTAAGGAAgggagacaaaaataaataatgttaAGGAGACGAAGAATAAAAGATGTTAATCGTTCAGAGTTACACATTGTTAATTATCTTGAtcattttaattatgtaattttttttactaaattatttattttaatgtaaatagtaataattaagttaagttaaacatgttatttaaatatttaattagtgTATATTGTTAGTTAGTTAAAGTGTTAAAATTGTGTAAGTATAATTAGTGAACTAAGTAACATAGATTATTtttgcctgactgagatatattattattattattattattattattattattattattattatttctggtGACCGTTAGTTTAGGTTTAGTTTATTAATTTAACCTAGTTTAGGTAGTTAATTACGTTAGGAACAATGAAATTAGTTAATAGAATAGATTATGTAtgattgttaaaaattatttgtgCCCGTAcagtgataataataatatatataacaaaaatgaGGAAAcagttatataaatataaattaggtattaataattattattataaaccaAATAGGATTTAGTTTAgatattagaatatatatttttaatgtcctcgactaataataattagatttaattttaaatttatttgagttTAACATTATATTTATGATGTTATAACTAAACGAATGGAAATTGTTATtaagaaataaataggatttagatattagaaaatatagttttaatggatgtaataatattaaatagatgTATATTTTAGATTCATTTAAAgtttattaattatgttaaaattaaaagttaaatgcatattttaaaaatatattaataataattagataTCAATACCaatatatcaatataattatattttacgtGTTGTTACTTGTTTGGTATTTGTGTGTATCAGTGTATGTTCGGTCCAATCAACCAACCGAACTGGTCAGACCATCGGTTTATCAGCCGGTTCAGTCGAATCGGCCGATTCGATCCGGTTTTACTAATTCTGCtaattactaaataaaaaaacCTTGCATAATCAATTGCCATTTCTACTTATCACCTGTTGGTCATGCTAGCTAATCAATGTGTCATATTAATCTATCATACATTGTATCAAAATTACATACCTGCATTCATATACTGAGGAAATTTCGGTGtatgcatggcttccaaatctAGCGAGCGTATGAAAATAGGCTCCACAAACGAATGCTGGTTTATTGGTGCATTTGCCACATCCGCCACATCTGCCTGCATAGTGCCGTCAGCCTGATCTTCGTCTCCACCCGGATCAAGGCATTCATAATTACTTTCGAACTCCTCCTCACTATCACTATTATAattttccagctcaatattccgGTCTGCTTCCGACTGTTCGAACTCAATATACAGCTCAATGAACGATATCTGTGAGCGAGTTTCCATGTACACTGAAAACAtatcttgcatgctcgcttcatcggttgcatatttggtttgaaactgaATGAACCCACCAAATACAGATACAGGGTTTTTGTACAAAATGCACGATATTCTCCTACATATTTGAGAATCCATTTTCTCACAAATTACACCTTTTAATTCTTCAAACGACAACGTGAATGGAATAACAATATCCAACGGATTTTCACACACAAATTTTACACCTTCAGctgtttgtaacaaaatctgcCCATGATAGTAAACTTTTAACAACACTCTATCATCTATTATGATATACTCACATGAAACACTCTCAAACTTAGAAAAATTGCTATTCAAAGAATGAAGATAAAGAAGTTGCTGCCAAAAcaacgaagaagaagaaagaattaaaGGGGTTTCAGAAGAGAGATTTCAGAGACGAATAAGAAATGGAGACTACGGCTAATGTTTAGGTATATATAAAACCAGAACTCAGACAGTCCAACCGCATCTCAACAGTTAAATTTTATTACGAAATAAAATCGGACTGTCTGATTTTGATCACATTCGAATTCAAATATTTTAGCATGCaacaaatcggaccatccgattttagTCAACTACTCAACAATATCTCAGCTTGAagtaatcggacggtccgattactATGTTCAACATCTTCCAGCAtgcacaaatcggaccgtccgatttgtgcagTCCTTTCACCCACAAAAAAATCGAACGATCCAATTTCTATTTCCTATTCTAAAAACTAACGCTGTCACATTACTGTATTAACCCCTCAAACCTTCATAACGTTGCGATACATACATTTCattatcatattaaaattaatgagccacaaaaatttaattcaatttttttctttatctctcaATCACATTCTCTTCTAAACGTAGCCTTACATTTTATTTTGGACTACAAAACTCAATAATCTTGTTTCTCTGAAGAGTCATAATCAATTGGTGCTAAAACAAGTAAAATTACAATTGGGCTCTGCTACAATAGAAAGCCCACATAGCAAATACCCGAATTGTTGAACAGTTTCACACTATACTATTGTCGCTTCGACATTCAATTGTTCCTCTTCATagtcttctctctcttcctctcttctcgTCTGTCACCGCACGAACAGTATAGTCGCTTTCTCTCTCCGACCCTGCGAGACCGAGCGATCCAATTCCTCCGCACCACCATGTTCCGCCGAGCAACTACCCTCCTCCGCCGCCCACTGATAGGCGCTACATCCCGCCGATTCTCGACGGATCTGCCGGCGGCGGCCGTAGAGGATTCGAGCTTCGTGGAGGCATGGAAGAAAGTGAGCCCAAACGTGGATCCACCAAAGACTCCATTGGCTTACATGAAGCCTCGCCCAGCCACTCCTTCTTCCCTTCCTTCCAAGCTCACTGTCAACTTCGTCCTTCCTTACGCTTCCGAACTCTCCGCTAAAGAGGTCAGTTATACGTTCTTTGTTCCTCTTTTCGCCTGCATTTCTTCTTCTGTGCATTGATTTTCTGTTAGGGTTTTTCTTTGTCTCTGTTTATATGTTGCACCAATTAATATATTATAGAATTATAGAATCCCCCCGGCGCGCCCAGCAAAAACAAGAAGTCTTTAATTTCAATTGTAATAATCTGTATTCCGCTTCTGATTATAGGTCAGGGAAAGATACATAAGGAATTAATGATGAGTGATGCTGTTGTAATTTTCGCAAATTTTCGcgtaatatgttttatttttttcaaatggtCCAACACATGTTGTTAGTGAACTTTTGCTTTAATTGGATTAGGTTCTGCATATTCTTCTATGACTGCTTAATGATCCGCTGAAGTTCTCTTTTGCGTGGTCCTTTTGTGTAGTGTAGCTTTCCTTATTCTCCTTCTctttgtatttttcattttttatgtcTTAATGAATTTCTTATCCTATTTGAAAAAGTTGATTTATAATCAAAtgctcgattttttttttttggggggtctGGCTTTTCCAtttataaggtttaattattcttatGTTAAATTTAGTCTGCTTGTTTCAGTTAATTGTGTATTGAAATGGAATGTGGTTGTTTTCTAGTGTATTCAGGGCATTTGTTTCTTTCTGCCTGGGATTTAGTCCGACTCTTTGGGGCCTAATAAGCTTTATTGGTCATTTCCATAACATATGTTGTTTTACTTAACCTTTCAAAACTTAAGGGTAGATTTTGTCGCATTGCCATTGGACCAGCTATACCATATTGTATGGAATGGAATGTTGGACAGCAAAGGAGAACATGAACATAAGTTCAGCGTCACCAAAATGAGGATGTTTCAATAGATAAGCGGTCATACGTGTATGGACAGAATAAGAAATGGGGATTGTGAGAGAAAGTTGCACACATTGTTGAAAAGATGGTATACTCTCTTAGTGGTTTGTTGGACATGTGGGGAAAAGGCCGGTAGAGCGTTGAAGGGTGGGTCAGGTGAAAAATAGACAAGTGGTTAGAGACGGAGGAACATCTTAAAAGACATTGCATGAAGTGATAAAATGAGATGTCTATAATATATGTTATAGTGCAATGTCATTGTTTGATCTATTAGTCGATCTCACCTGGTGGAATAAGGTTTTGTTGTTGTTTGACAGTTATTAACAAATAACCTACAATTTTGTTGAATCTTCATATAGCTTGAATAGTGTCAAAATGTGCAATGGGCCAGTGTTTATGATTGGAAGCAATATGTGATGTCTATATTCATGTAGCATACCCCATGAGGTGGGAAAACCCATTAGCCTTGGTTGCTGTCATTCACCTTCATCTTTCTAGAATTTTCAGGGGTTCCAGCTCATGTGCTTTTCTTGAAACCTCATGTAAGACCTAGGCACTAGGCATATAATATAATAGTTTAAAGGATGCAACTATAGATGCTTTTGCTAAGTACAATGTTGGTATTTGGTAACTGGTATCGAGTATGATGTGTTGCTGTCTTATTGCCCACTTTGATAAAGAAAGGCAGCATCATTGCGCAATCAAGCCAGAGATATTTCAAGGATTTCTTATAGCTTCCTAACTCcctttttttatctctttttatttttctgataaaatattagaaatagagGAATCTAGAAAAAGGTGTGTCTTAACAAAATTTTATAGTGCTTAACATCAGAACATGGACAGCTTTccagtaataaactaataatcatTCAACATTTCAAACAATTAACCATGCCATCTTTGTCCTTTAAATTTTTCACTATCACAAAATGATTGATATTatattttactgctttttcttctcATCAACCTCTTCTAGAGATCAAGTCATGAAAGTCCTCCCATGCCAAAATCATGATTTAGTTGCCCAACTTCCATCCTTTGCAAATGTAGTTATTTTGTTCAtctacaatattattaattatatcgTGACTGGTTGCCAACCATCTACATTATTGTTGAAAATCATGCATATCTGACTTTGCTCTGGTGATTTGAACAATTATTAGTAAATCATTTTTTGCTTAGTTATCATAAGTTGTCAAAAGAGTGGCTGGTTTTATAAAAATGTAACTAGTAGAACATTCTATAAAAGCCCTGACTTAAGGCATTTATTAACATCCCTTTCAATCAAGCAGTTATTTGATGTTTTATTCTTGTTACCTCAATTTTGTGGTTGTCCTTGTAAAACTGTAATCCTTTTTAAATAAAGTGACAATCTTTGTTAATGTAGTTATTTTATAGATGTTCAGGAGTCAGTAACTCAGACCAATGGAACTAAACATGCTAGTAGTTATGCATTTTGGCTCAGGTAAATTGAAAGTGacctatctaaattaaattatagccGTAACCTAGCATTTTCGTCTGGTTGGTGTTGTTTGCTGTTGCTGTTAAGAAAGCCAGCCGTGCTTAAATTAATTTGCTAGTATTGGAGAATGAAATACCATTTACTAGTTTCTCTTGACACTGGTAAACTATctatatttttgtttgatttcaggccaTGCAGTTTCaatattttggaaaaataaagtATTGTAATAGACAGAAAAATTAGTATTTGTAATTTTAAGTTGCTAGCATTTATTTTCTCTCCAAGTGCATGTATTGAACGACTTTATGCTCTTAAAGGGATGCTAGGGACAGATCTTGAAGAGAAACAAGATGAGATAAGAGAACTAGTAAAAATACAAATAGCAAGAGAAATATACTGAATCTTACCCTATCTTACTCACCACGCATTGTCCTCTTGCTTCTATTTATTTGAATTCACTTGGTAATAAACTAATGTTACATCTATTGGACAGAATATCTTCTTCATAAATGTTTGAAAATATATTATAGTCTTACTACCACGTCATGACATGGTAGTGATGTTATTAGAAGTGGGTAACTTCCAATATTTGTTGCAATTTAGTTATCTAGATTGACACCTTGGACTCTCTCATTTTTATTCTTGTGCTTTAAGCTCACTAGCCATCAATTCCATCATAGTTGGGGGCTGAAGATGTCTATAAAAAACTCAATAAATAAAATGCTTGATTCTTCTTCCTTTAAAAATGTCATAATTTAATCTTAACCTGTTAATTAAGAGCGGAATCCATGCGTAGGTTGACATGGTCATAGTACCTGCAACAACCGGGCAAATGGGTGTTCTCCCTGGACACGTTGCAACAATTGCAGAGTTGAAACCTGGTGTCCTATCCGTTCACGAAGGCAATGATGTGACCAAGTACTTTGTCAGCAGTGGCTTTGCCTTCATCCATGCGAATTCTGTTGCTGATATAATAGCTGTTGAAGCTGTACCAGTAGATCGAATTGATGCAAACTTAGTCCAGAAGGGACTTCAAGATTTCACTCAGAAGCTGAATTCGGCCACAACTGATTTGGAGAAAGCTGAAGCTCAGATTGGAGTTGATGTCCATAGTGCTCTCAACTCGGCTCTTACAGGCTGAGTACTGcagtatttttgttttatttatttattttaatttgtttattccCCCACCCACATCTGGCCTGGTGGCAGGTCATTGAGTTATCTATTCGCTAAACAACATTTTGATGATGTGTTTCACTATGGAAAGTGaattgataaaataaaagtttcaaGAGCTGCCATCTAGCCAGAGAAAGTTAACCAAGGCCTTAAAATTAATCCTTTATTATTGTTGGCAGCACGAGTTGACATGACACTGTAAGCAAAATCTTTGCTGTATGGTGAATagttttgcatgcttcattttgCTTGTGCAGATGCATAAAATGTCAATGAATGCATCGAATTCCTTTGATTTTATGTTCAGATAATGTAAAGAAGTGAGATAATTTGCATCTGGATGAGATCCAAACTTCTTGGCTGCGAATGTTGGCATATTTCTAAATTATGTGTATTTATCTACCCCTACGGTCCAACCCCAAAAAGAACAAAGCATTGTATTTGTGAAGAAGAGTGAAATAGAGTACGCCATTACGGTTTACCTCTAGGAACTACCGAACTAGGATGGATGCCGACGgccataataaaataaaataatcaatctTGTTATATTGGTCTATTggatatcaaatttttttaaaaatgccaAAATATACTCATACAATAATTACTCGAGGGCTTTTTTTGGTATTCATATATGCTGGTAAATGAAACGGATAAAAAGACAAGTACCATGGATCACAATAAATGGAAAATTGGAGTAATTCTAATCATTTGAAAAATAGGGAAGTTGGTTGCATTAATCATTAAGTAAAGTTGGATAATGATAGCCGATTTTACTGATTTGTTGACAATTTAACAAAACCGAATTTTTCAAATTCTTGttataatatttctttgagttcAATTATGTAACCAATGTTTTTCCACTTAATGTcagttaatttttttgaaatgatcttttattctaaattttaaatcttaaattttaaaatctacggtaaagtactaaattggtcccttaCATTTTGGCGTAATTAAAGTgacctatttgaatccaaaaaagttttatttagcttcaatttagtcccaccggaggtcaaagataaataattaacaaaatatcctacatgacagcagtataagaacaaggtcgataatctagagaataagtacaagctccagaggcacaaaatcaaccgtggatgcatcaatacatttatttattatttttcttataattaaaatgaaatattttctataaaattaaaaaaatgttaaatacatgtattgatgtatccacggttgattttgtgcctctggaacTTGTACCTATTCTCCAAATTATTGACCTTAGTCTTatactgctgtcatgtaggacatttcattaattatttatctttgacctcacggtgggactaaattgaagctaaatgaaacttttttggattcaaatacgacactttaaaccttaaggaccaaaaataTTACGCCCAAACATAAGGGACTAATTTAAGACTTTACCCTTAAATCTAAATTCTAAGTCATAAATCTATGAAATGAAagtcacaattttttttttttttggtttcccacggtatcccccaacccggcaggtcaaggactaatccgtcgcggtactgagctccatttaagggtttgccgctggccaatgggttgctgcatgcacaaggtgggattcgaacccccgacacttgcttaagcggactagtcaCAATTAATTTATGTTAatgttcaataattttttaatggaATGTTCATATTATCTCAAAAAATATCAGAAGCTATTTTGTCATTTTGTTTGTTAAGGATGGCGTTGTTGTTCGTATGAATAGACAAAAATCTCATTGTAACTACACCTGAATCCTACATTTTGTAACAATTGGGCCCTGCCAGAACCAAAAGGCCACATTATGAAATAACGATTAGCCCTTTTTGAACAGAAAGCCCATATTATGACCCAAATGGTTGAACGCTATACACCATTGTCGCTTCGACATTCACTTGttcatcttctctctcttcctctcttcccGTCTGTCCCCGCACGAACAGTACAGTCGCTTTCTCTCTCCGACCCTGCGAGACCGAGCGATCCAATTACTCCGCACCACCATGTTCCGCCGAGCATCTACCCTCCTCCGCCGCCCACTGATGGGCGCTACATCCCGCCGATTCTCGACGGATCTGCCGGCGGCGGCCGTAGAAGATTCGAGCTTCGTGGAGGCATGGAAGAAAGTGAGCCCAAACGTGGATCCACCAAAGACTCCATTGGCTTACATGAAGCCTCGCCCAGCCACTCCTTCTTCCCTTCCTTCCAAGCTCACTGTCAACTTCGTCCTCCCTTACGCTTCCGAACTCTCCGCTAAAGAGGTCACTGAtaccttctttcttcctcttttcacCTGCGTTTCCTTTTGTGTGCATTGATTTTCTTTTAGGgttccttttgtctttgtttATACGACTATTTCGTTTCTCGTGGCACTTTGCAGATGATGCACCAATTAATATGGAATAGGGTTATAGATTATATATTCCCCTCCCTCCAATTCCTCTCATTTCAATTGCAATCATCTGTGTTCCGCTCGAACCGGATTATAGGTCAGGAAAGATACCTAAGGAATTAATGATGACTGATGCTGTTGTAATTTTCCCCAATTTTCACGTAATATTTATCGTTCAAATCGTCCAACCAATGTTGTAAGTGAACTTTTGCTCTAGTTGGATTAGGTTCTGAATATTCTTCTATGACTGCCTAATGATCCGCTGAATTCTTCTTTAGATGGTCATTTTCTGTCCTTCTGTCTTGGTGATTTCTTCTCCTATTTGAAAGAGTTCATTTATATTTATTGTTCGTTTTCAATTAGTTGTGTATTGAAATGGAATATGTGGTTTTTTCCTTCACTATATTTTTTTCCTCTGCCTGGCGGATTTAATCTGTATAATGAGCTGAATTGGTTATTTCCGGAAGATAAATTGTTTTATCTACGTGTTTGGCAGTCATCAACAAATAACCTACGATTTTGTTGAATCATCATACACATGGTTCAACGATATGATTGAGTTAAGGCCATATTGTTTCCCATAAGCTTGAGTAGTTTCAAAATGAGCAATGGACCAGTGTTTATGATAGGAAGCAATGACGTGATGTCTTTATATTCATGTAGCGTGCCCCATGAAGTGGGAAAACACATTAGCCTTGGTTGCTGTCATTCACCTTCTAGGATCTTCATGGATCCCGTTTCGCATGCTTTTCTTGAAACTTATCATTTTAACATCTGACCTAGGCACTACTGCACTAGGCATATAACATGGTTTCAAGGTTGCAAGCAAGTATAGATTTTTTTTGCTATGTACAGCATTGTTATTTGTTAAATTTGGACCTGGTAACTGCCATAGAGCATGATGTGTTGCTGTTTTATTGCacactttgatttcaaaaaaaaaagctgCATCATTGCGCAATCAAGCCAGAGATATTTCTAACATTCCAAATAGCTTCCCATCTCCCTTTTTATCCCCTTTTTTCCTGATAAAACATTAGAAATAGAGGAATGTAGCAAAAGTATGTCAACAAAATTTTCTTGCGCTTAACATCAGAAAATGGATAGCTTTccattaataaactaataatcatTCCAAATTTCTAACGGTTAGCCTGCCATCTTTGATCTTTGATCTTTCCATCATCTCGAAATTgttgattttataatttattgctttttcttcttaTCAACTTCTTTTAGGGATTGAGTTGTGAAAGTCATACCGTGTAGAAATCATGATTCAGTTGCCTAATATCCATTCTTTGCAAATGTAATTGTTTTCTATATCTATAGTATTATTAATTATATCGTGACTGATCTTGAACCATCTAAATTATTGTTGAAAATCTTGCTTATCTGACTTTCCACTCATGATTTGAACAATTATtattaaacactttttttttagttttcataaaTTGTGAAAAGAGTGGCTGATTGGCTGATTGTATAAAAAATGTAActagtaaaaaattatacaaaaccCCTTCCTTCAAGCAGTTGTTTGATGTTGTATTTTGTTAACTCAATTTTGTGGTTGTCCCTGTTGTAAACTTTTAATCCTCAATTTAGTTATTTTAAAGATGTTCTGGAGTCTGTAACTCAGCCTGATGCAACTAAACATGTGAGTAGTTGATGCATTGTAATGGAAGCTTGACATTTTTGTCTGGTT
This window harbors:
- the LOC112777509 gene encoding ATP synthase subunit delta', mitochondrial → MFRRATTLLRRPLIGATSRRFSTDLPAAAVEDSSFVEAWKKVSPNVDPPKTPLAYMKPRPATPSSLPSKLTVNFVLPYASELSAKEVDMVIVPATTGQMGVLPGHVATIAELKPGVLSVHEGNDVTKYFVSSGFAFIHANSVADIIAVEAVPVDRIDANLVQKGLQDFTQKLNSATTDLEKAEAQIGVDVHSALNSALTG